From Candidatus Brocadiaceae bacterium, the proteins below share one genomic window:
- a CDS encoding OprO/OprP family phosphate-selective porin, which translates to MIFNFLIFCTAIAFSFVCYGNDAFNTSEIEIPDGMSFLPEDYYFNSEAIFTEEDNWKKFEFHGFLEFTTPIKGKDDDSQQPSSRFEDQNELILWMRKHISQELSFNSEIEIKEGFQKYELEILQLDYEIIPELLVFRLGKFKYPFGIERFVEDGPYDKLVDRPFPSIRIIPGTYSDIGGMLYGLIPLKNKTPFKYEFAVTNGLEGPEPQHVQQFTDNNSNKAIGGRISYECFSGFEFGGSFSRGAYDNDNQLDLIFWGTDLQFTRGNFELRGEYITGIVEQTSKDGGDYHRNGYYLQTSYKYPCNVNHCRYLEGVFRFDSVDPNRDITDGEEADRVAIGINYSPMEHVEFKFEYAVENEPGEDIHGKSFFQTIFRW; encoded by the coding sequence ATGATCTTTAATTTTCTGATTTTTTGCACTGCCATTGCCTTTTCTTTTGTATGCTACGGAAACGATGCATTTAACACCTCAGAAATAGAAATACCTGATGGAATGTCCTTTTTACCAGAAGATTATTATTTCAACAGTGAGGCTATTTTTACGGAAGAAGATAACTGGAAAAAATTTGAATTTCACGGTTTTCTTGAATTTACTACGCCAATAAAGGGGAAAGATGATGATTCTCAACAACCTTCTTCACGATTTGAAGATCAAAATGAATTGATTTTATGGATGAGAAAACATATTTCTCAAGAATTATCATTTAATTCAGAAATAGAAATCAAAGAAGGATTTCAAAAATATGAATTAGAAATACTTCAACTGGACTATGAAATAATTCCTGAATTACTTGTCTTTCGCCTTGGCAAGTTTAAATATCCTTTCGGGATCGAAAGATTTGTGGAAGACGGTCCTTATGATAAATTGGTGGATCGTCCTTTTCCATCGATAAGAATCATACCCGGAACATATTCTGACATAGGAGGGATGCTTTACGGATTAATCCCTCTGAAAAATAAGACACCATTCAAATATGAATTCGCAGTTACCAACGGATTGGAAGGACCTGAACCACAACATGTGCAACAATTTACCGATAATAACAGTAACAAGGCTATTGGAGGAAGAATCTCTTATGAGTGTTTTTCCGGCTTCGAATTCGGAGGTTCTTTCTCCCGGGGAGCATATGACAATGACAATCAGCTCGACTTAATTTTCTGGGGAACTGACCTTCAATTTACCAGGGGAAACTTTGAGTTACGCGGCGAGTATATTACAGGTATTGTGGAACAAACATCAAAGGACGGAGGTGATTACCACAGAAATGGATACTACCTTCAAACATCTTACAAATATCCATGCAACGTAAACCATTGCAGATATCTGGAAGGAGTCTTTCGCTTTGATTCTGTGGATCCAAATCGCGACATTACCGATGGAGAAGAAGCGGACCGGGTTGCTATAGGCATAAACTACTCTCCCATGGAACATGTAGAGTTTAAATTTGAATATGCGGTAGAGAATGAACCCGGGGAGGACATTCACGGAAAGTCATTTTTTCAAACCATTTTCAGATGGTAG
- the hutU gene encoding urocanate hydratase — MARPMFYEFRPQGSIRAPRGSALTCNNWDTEAAMRMLMNNLDPDVAVCPEELIVYGGAGRAARNWKEYRRIIHVLKDLKNDETVCVQSGKPVYIARTHEGAPRVIIANGNIVPAWAKQEIFDAYDKQGLTMYGQMTAGSWIYIGTQGILQGTYETLAALANKAFQSDTLKGKLVLTAGMGGMSGAQPLAVTMNEGVVLCVEVRKERIEKKVREGYCDKITENLDEAIQWVLDAKSKKIPLSVGLVGNAAVVHPELVKRNITPDVVTDQTPAHDLKSYIPVGDIKELDVLREKNAKAYQEKVFDAIVDHVKAILVMQRNGAVCFDYGNNLRAQAELAGVSMRDAEGRFCYPGFVSAFIRPLFCQGKGPFRWAALSGDVSDIEKIDEEVINTFSEDVSLVRWIKMAREKVPQLGLPSRVCWLGYGDRAKMGLIINEMVRKGVVSAPVVIGRDHLDCGSVASPYRETEEMKDGSDAIADWPQINFALSAINGASWVSFHHGGGVGIGNSLHAGMVIVADGTKERDERLERVLTSDPGIGIARHADAGYEAAIETAKEKGIIIPE; from the coding sequence ATGGCAAGACCGATGTTTTATGAATTCAGGCCGCAGGGCTCCATCAGAGCCCCGAGGGGGTCAGCTCTTACGTGCAATAATTGGGATACTGAAGCGGCAATGAGGATGTTGATGAACAATCTTGACCCTGATGTGGCTGTCTGCCCGGAGGAGCTTATTGTGTATGGCGGGGCTGGTCGTGCAGCGCGAAATTGGAAAGAGTATCGACGGATTATACATGTCTTGAAGGATTTAAAAAACGACGAGACAGTATGTGTGCAATCAGGTAAGCCGGTATATATTGCAAGGACCCACGAAGGGGCGCCTCGCGTTATTATCGCCAACGGAAATATCGTTCCCGCATGGGCGAAACAAGAGATATTTGATGCGTACGATAAACAGGGGCTTACCATGTATGGTCAGATGACTGCTGGCAGCTGGATTTACATCGGTACCCAGGGCATCTTGCAGGGCACCTATGAAACATTGGCGGCGCTGGCGAATAAAGCATTTCAGTCAGATACCCTGAAAGGAAAACTTGTTCTTACTGCCGGCATGGGCGGAATGAGTGGCGCTCAGCCGCTGGCGGTAACTATGAATGAAGGAGTCGTTTTGTGCGTAGAGGTAAGAAAGGAACGGATAGAAAAGAAAGTCAGGGAAGGGTATTGCGATAAAATAACGGAAAACCTTGATGAGGCCATTCAGTGGGTTTTAGATGCCAAATCCAAGAAAATACCGTTGTCTGTCGGGCTGGTTGGAAATGCGGCGGTTGTCCATCCGGAACTGGTAAAGCGGAATATTACCCCTGATGTGGTAACGGATCAAACCCCTGCCCATGATCTTAAGTCCTATATTCCTGTTGGTGATATAAAAGAACTGGACGTCTTAAGGGAAAAAAATGCAAAAGCTTATCAGGAGAAGGTTTTTGACGCTATTGTTGATCACGTAAAGGCAATACTTGTAATGCAGCGAAATGGCGCAGTCTGTTTTGATTACGGCAATAATCTGCGGGCGCAGGCAGAATTGGCGGGTGTATCGATGCGGGATGCTGAGGGTCGTTTCTGCTATCCGGGGTTTGTGTCTGCGTTTATCAGGCCGTTGTTTTGTCAGGGAAAAGGCCCGTTTCGCTGGGCGGCCTTGTCTGGCGACGTGTCAGATATTGAGAAAATTGATGAGGAGGTAATAAATACCTTTTCAGAAGACGTGTCTCTTGTGAGATGGATAAAGATGGCACGGGAAAAGGTGCCTCAGTTGGGCTTGCCGTCAAGAGTTTGCTGGTTGGGATATGGTGATCGTGCTAAAATGGGTTTGATAATTAATGAGATGGTAAGAAAGGGTGTTGTGAGCGCGCCTGTCGTGATAGGCAGGGACCACCTTGATTGTGGTTCTGTGGCATCACCGTATCGGGAAACTGAGGAGATGAAGGATGGTAGTGATGCTATTGCAGATTGGCCTCAGATAAACTTTGCTTTAAGCGCTATTAATGGTGCCAGTTGGGTGAGTTTTCATCATGGAGGCGGTGTTGGGATTGGCAATTCTCTCCATGCCGGTATGGTGATTGTGGCCGATGGCACAAAGGAAAGAGACGAGAGATTGGAAAGGGTTTTGACGAGTGACCCTGGAATTGGAATCGCAAGACATGCTGATGCTGGTTATGAGGCGGCCATTGAAACGGCAAAGGAAAAAGGGATAATAATACCAGAATAA
- a CDS encoding 4a-hydroxytetrahydrobiopterin dehydratase, which yields MPELSSKNCVPCKGGVPPLKGEALCSLQRQLEGWDVVEEHHLLKAFTFPDFQKALDFVNRVGEIAEEQGHHPEIYLTWGKVKITSHTHKVDGLTENDFILAAKIDKVAIP from the coding sequence ATGCCAGAACTTTCCTCAAAAAACTGTGTTCCTTGTAAAGGTGGAGTGCCTCCCCTGAAAGGTGAGGCTCTGTGCTCGTTACAAAGGCAATTAGAAGGGTGGGATGTGGTGGAAGAGCATCACCTGTTGAAGGCATTTACATTTCCTGATTTTCAAAAAGCCTTAGATTTTGTAAACCGGGTGGGAGAGATAGCCGAAGAGCAAGGCCATCATCCCGAAATATACCTGACCTGGGGAAAGGTGAAGATTACCAGCCATACCCATAAAGTTGACGGGTTAACAGAAAATGATTTTATTCTGGCAGCCAAGATTGACAAAGTGGCAATTCCGTAG
- the lexA gene encoding transcriptional repressor LexA — protein MSTKKEKPMGVDLTQKQADFLSFLKESLQEKGYPPTVREIMRGLGLSSTNIVKKYLDVLDRKGYIRKQYNSPRAIEIVGPSVVDSETRAIPILGRVRAGTPHPAIEDIEGHLSIDKTFCRSGDNAFFLRVEGDSMIDAHIQEGDLVLVKPQPTANNGEIVVAFINDEATVKRFYKKGKIIRLCPEHPTMKPIVVTEGEEDVRIIGKVTTIIRQLQ, from the coding sequence ATGTCCACCAAAAAAGAAAAACCGATGGGTGTCGACTTGACACAAAAACAGGCAGATTTTCTATCCTTTCTGAAAGAAAGCCTTCAGGAAAAGGGATACCCCCCTACGGTTCGGGAAATTATGCGGGGACTCGGTCTTTCCAGCACCAACATCGTAAAAAAATACCTCGATGTCCTGGATCGCAAGGGATACATCAGGAAACAATATAATAGTCCTCGAGCTATTGAGATAGTAGGACCGTCCGTCGTGGACTCGGAAACACGGGCAATACCGATTTTGGGGCGGGTGCGTGCAGGCACCCCACACCCTGCCATAGAAGATATCGAAGGACACCTTTCCATAGATAAAACCTTCTGCCGAAGCGGTGATAATGCCTTCTTCTTACGAGTAGAGGGAGACAGCATGATTGACGCCCATATACAGGAGGGAGACCTTGTCCTGGTAAAACCACAACCCACAGCCAATAACGGGGAAATAGTGGTTGCCTTTATCAATGACGAGGCGACCGTAAAGAGGTTTTACAAAAAGGGAAAAATAATACGCCTGTGCCCAGAACATCCAACAATGAAACCCATTGTCGTTACCGAGGGAGAGGAAGATGTGCGCATTATCGGGAAGGTCACAACAATAATCAGGCAATTGCAGTAA
- a CDS encoding VOC family protein has translation MQITTKGINHPACFGRNLEETVKFYTEVLGMRLALRQPNLDEPRMTHLFFSAGNGAFVAFFIPNDDSGLTIPERNEGIGSMQHLAFNLAGSIEEAMEMLHRHKIPFTGPVDRGYERSLYFHDPNGIKLELMTWITPLPEGADEAEVIERAQDIREKEGSYNIEDKHVRQAMAELGFPRGT, from the coding sequence ATGCAAATTACGACAAAGGGTATCAATCATCCGGCCTGCTTTGGACGAAATCTGGAAGAGACCGTCAAATTCTACACGGAGGTATTGGGTATGCGTCTGGCGCTGCGCCAACCAAATCTGGATGAACCGCGAATGACTCATCTGTTTTTTTCCGCAGGAAACGGGGCCTTTGTTGCCTTCTTTATACCCAATGATGACAGCGGACTGACAATACCAGAGCGTAATGAGGGTATTGGTTCCATGCAACATCTGGCATTTAATTTAGCCGGTTCCATCGAGGAAGCGATGGAAATGCTACACAGGCATAAAATACCATTTACAGGACCCGTTGACAGGGGATACGAGCGGTCCCTGTATTTCCACGATCCAAATGGAATTAAACTGGAGCTGATGACGTGGATAACCCCTCTCCCAGAGGGTGCAGACGAAGCAGAGGTTATTGAAAGGGCGCAGGATATCCGGGAAAAAGAGGGATCGTACAATATTGAAGATAAACACGTGAGGCAGGCTATGGCAGAGCTTGGATTTCCGCGGGGGACTTAG
- a CDS encoding GNAT family N-acetyltransferase: MKKGKSNLLLGKGGKIVVRNAIIADVPRIKQLTHKVYSKTGIGDYTESMLRGQINHFPEGQFVVEYGDIIIGYCATFQISGELALKPHTWMEITGGGYASRHDPEGEYLYGMEVCVDPEYRGLRIGQRLYDERKKLCQAWRLKGIVFAGRLPTLHRRFKKYESVDAYIDEVIKKRVRDPVLSFQLHNGFKIIGVIQKYLPSDLESLGYGVHLVWHNPNEPEEAEEKRHKEYGVRMQDTIRIATVQYMQRRVKSFGEFLSMVRYFVDVVADYRSDFVLFPELFTLQLLSIEDQELTPLEATEALTKYTPQLKEALKDMSVRYNVNIIGGSHPTKVESGRIENISYVFLRNGTVQQQSKIHPTPSEKYWWNIEGGDTVHVIETDCGPIGVLICYDSEFPELARHLADQGAYLIFVPFCTDERQSYLRVRYCCQARAVENQCYVIMSGNVGNLPGVANMDIQYAQSCILTPCDFPFARDGIAADTTPNVETVAFADLRLESLRIARKSGTVQNLKARRHDLYHLVWHDQKNRIR; this comes from the coding sequence ATGAAAAAAGGCAAGAGTAATCTTTTGCTTGGTAAAGGCGGCAAAATAGTTGTCCGTAACGCTATCATTGCAGATGTTCCACGTATCAAGCAATTAACACATAAGGTGTACAGTAAAACGGGAATAGGTGATTATACGGAAAGCATGTTACGTGGCCAGATCAACCATTTTCCCGAGGGTCAGTTTGTCGTGGAATATGGTGACATCATCATTGGCTATTGTGCGACTTTTCAAATATCAGGAGAACTGGCGTTAAAGCCACATACCTGGATGGAAATTACTGGTGGCGGATACGCTTCGCGCCATGACCCGGAGGGTGAATACCTTTATGGAATGGAAGTGTGCGTCGACCCTGAATATCGGGGATTACGTATCGGGCAACGTCTGTACGATGAAAGGAAAAAACTCTGCCAGGCGTGGCGTCTAAAAGGTATTGTGTTTGCCGGTCGGTTGCCGACCTTGCACAGACGTTTCAAAAAGTATGAGAGTGTTGATGCTTATATTGATGAGGTGATTAAAAAGCGTGTACGTGACCCGGTACTCTCTTTTCAGTTACATAACGGCTTTAAAATTATTGGTGTGATACAAAAGTATCTCCCTTCCGATCTGGAGTCACTCGGTTACGGCGTTCATTTGGTTTGGCATAATCCAAATGAACCTGAGGAGGCTGAAGAAAAACGTCACAAAGAATATGGCGTACGGATGCAGGATACTATTCGTATAGCCACAGTGCAATACATGCAGCGCCGTGTCAAATCATTCGGTGAATTTTTATCAATGGTTCGCTATTTTGTTGATGTGGTAGCGGACTATCGCTCCGATTTTGTGTTGTTTCCCGAGTTGTTTACGCTGCAACTCCTGTCTATTGAGGATCAGGAATTGACACCACTGGAAGCTACAGAGGCATTGACAAAATATACACCTCAGCTAAAGGAAGCACTTAAAGACATGTCTGTGCGGTATAACGTGAATATTATCGGAGGATCACACCCAACCAAGGTGGAAAGTGGAAGGATTGAAAATATTTCCTATGTTTTTTTACGGAATGGTACGGTGCAGCAGCAGTCTAAGATACATCCTACGCCCAGTGAAAAGTACTGGTGGAATATTGAAGGCGGTGACACGGTCCACGTGATAGAAACCGACTGCGGACCCATCGGTGTGTTGATTTGTTATGATAGTGAATTTCCGGAACTGGCGCGACACCTTGCAGACCAGGGGGCGTACCTCATATTCGTACCTTTTTGCACTGATGAACGGCAAAGTTATTTACGGGTGAGGTACTGCTGTCAGGCCCGTGCGGTGGAGAATCAATGTTATGTCATTATGTCAGGAAATGTGGGAAATCTTCCCGGTGTTGCGAATATGGATATTCAGTATGCACAGAGCTGCATTTTAACCCCCTGCGATTTTCCGTTCGCCAGGGATGGTATTGCCGCTGATACCACACCGAATGTGGAAACGGTTGCTTTCGCCGACCTGCGCCTGGAATCTCTCCGTATCGCGCGTAAAAGCGGTACCGTCCAGAATCTCAAGGCACGCCGGCATGATTTATACCACTTGGTATGGCATGACCAAAAAAACAGGATAAGGTAA
- a CDS encoding RimK family protein, translated as MATHIVLVENYNDWKLHYPEALVVTAKDYVAQQEYLKVKDIKIVNLCRSYRYLSLGYYCSLLVEARRHKVIPSVKTINDLSCKSIYSLNVEDLDVSIQRSLKKSAKHLQETSNSFDYMIYFGHCEDTDLQELARQLFDMFRCPILKVEFRFQGKWNIFAIKPSYIHNLTQDQEPIFFHAFNDYLTKRWQTPKIKSKEKYDLAILHNPIEQLPPSNKRSLQKFIKIAKKLNVRVDLIEKKDYSKLAEYDALFIRETTRINHHTFRFAKKAENEGMAVIDDPDSIVKCTNKVYLFELLSANKVPIPKTVLLQKKDITRIIKTLELKFSYPIVLKIPDSSFSKGVVKADNPDELKKITSRLFEESDLILAQEFLYTPFDWRIGILNRVPVYACQYFMSKKHWQIIQHGPDGRFTGGDYKTFHVEDVPQDVIYIALKAANLIGNGLYGVDLKQTDKGVLVMEINDNPTIEVGVEDECLGDKLYQIIIEEFIRRLNMKNSEKQEK; from the coding sequence ATGGCAACTCACATTGTGTTAGTAGAAAATTATAACGATTGGAAGCTGCATTATCCAGAAGCATTGGTAGTTACCGCAAAAGATTATGTCGCCCAACAGGAATACTTGAAAGTAAAAGATATAAAAATTGTTAATTTATGCCGGAGTTATAGATACCTTAGTCTCGGTTATTATTGTTCGCTTCTGGTGGAAGCGCGACGGCATAAAGTAATTCCCTCAGTAAAAACGATTAACGATTTGAGCTGCAAGTCTATTTATAGCCTCAACGTAGAAGACCTCGACGTATCAATTCAGAGAAGCTTAAAAAAAAGCGCTAAACATTTGCAGGAAACGTCAAATTCATTTGATTACATGATATATTTTGGACACTGTGAAGATACTGATTTACAGGAACTCGCACGGCAATTATTTGACATGTTTCGATGTCCGATTCTCAAAGTAGAGTTTCGTTTTCAGGGCAAGTGGAACATATTTGCTATAAAACCTTCATACATTCATAATCTTACACAGGACCAGGAGCCTATTTTTTTTCACGCATTTAATGATTATTTAACAAAACGCTGGCAAACTCCAAAAATAAAAAGCAAAGAAAAGTATGATCTTGCAATTTTACATAATCCAATAGAGCAATTGCCTCCTTCCAATAAACGGTCTCTTCAAAAATTTATCAAGATTGCAAAAAAACTCAATGTCAGAGTGGACTTAATTGAAAAAAAAGACTATTCAAAACTCGCGGAATATGATGCCCTGTTTATTCGTGAAACAACAAGGATTAATCATCATACGTTTCGGTTTGCGAAAAAAGCTGAAAACGAAGGCATGGCCGTTATAGATGATCCCGATTCAATTGTGAAATGCACCAATAAGGTATATCTCTTTGAATTACTTTCAGCCAATAAGGTACCTATTCCTAAGACGGTATTGTTGCAGAAAAAAGATATTACTAGAATAATAAAAACACTTGAATTAAAATTTTCCTATCCTATTGTTTTGAAAATACCCGATAGTTCATTTTCAAAGGGAGTCGTGAAAGCGGATAACCCTGACGAATTAAAAAAAATAACCAGCCGGCTGTTTGAAGAATCTGATTTGATTTTAGCGCAGGAATTCTTATATACCCCATTTGATTGGCGTATAGGCATTTTAAATCGTGTTCCGGTATATGCCTGCCAGTATTTTATGTCAAAAAAACATTGGCAAATTATACAGCATGGTCCTGATGGCCGTTTTACCGGAGGTGATTATAAAACATTTCACGTTGAAGATGTTCCGCAGGACGTTATTTACATTGCCCTAAAAGCTGCAAATCTCATAGGCAACGGATTGTATGGAGTAGATTTAAAGCAGACAGACAAGGGTGTGCTGGTTATGGAGATAAATGATAATCCAACTATTGAGGTGGGTGTTGAAGATGAATGTTTAGGTGATAAGTTGTATCAGATTATTATCGAAGAATTTATTAGAAGGCTGAACATGAAAAACAGCGAAAAACAAGAAAAATAG
- a CDS encoding peptidase C39 family protein → MIQEIALEHLDDLEKLENKSFIKDKLSRRNFRYLLTKANAITLADIVNSVIRGYSIILFNTGTSLARLYSFAVDPDFRNQGIGNQLLGASEKTARDHDCISMRLEVRGDNDNAIRFYKKNGYKQIGIIEDYYEDHMNAIRFEKLLAPHLKLEMVNVPYYWQTLDFTCGPSVLMMAMKALDPSIEINRQMELRIWRESTTIFMTSGYGGCGPYGLALSAYRRGFDVEVYVNESSAFFIDSVRSPEKKEVIQLVQEDFLEELRRLPIELKYKTLSVSEIQEKFDSGCIPIVLISSYRIYHEKFPHWVVVTGFDEKYIYVHDPFVDVDVYKTETDCINMPILKKDFERMAKYGKSGQKSVIIVKKKKEDVRS, encoded by the coding sequence ATGATTCAAGAGATTGCATTAGAACATTTAGATGATTTAGAAAAACTGGAAAATAAGAGTTTTATAAAAGATAAGCTATCGCGTAGAAATTTTCGTTATCTCCTGACAAAAGCAAATGCAATAACCCTTGCGGATATCGTCAATAGTGTAATTCGAGGCTATTCCATCATACTCTTTAATACCGGAACATCATTAGCCAGACTGTATTCATTTGCAGTTGATCCTGACTTCAGAAATCAGGGTATTGGCAATCAACTTTTAGGGGCTTCTGAAAAAACTGCACGAGATCACGATTGTATTTCCATGAGGCTTGAAGTGAGAGGAGACAATGATAACGCAATACGTTTTTATAAAAAAAACGGCTATAAACAAATAGGGATTATTGAGGATTATTATGAGGACCATATGAACGCTATTCGTTTCGAAAAGCTTTTAGCTCCCCATCTTAAACTTGAAATGGTAAATGTTCCTTATTATTGGCAGACATTAGATTTTACCTGTGGGCCTTCCGTGTTGATGATGGCAATGAAGGCGTTGGATCCGTCGATAGAGATAAACCGACAGATGGAATTAAGGATTTGGCGTGAATCTACTACCATTTTTATGACATCAGGGTATGGCGGTTGCGGGCCTTACGGCCTTGCGCTATCTGCTTATCGAAGAGGTTTCGATGTTGAAGTGTATGTAAATGAAAGCAGCGCGTTTTTTATTGATTCCGTAAGAAGCCCGGAAAAAAAAGAAGTTATACAACTTGTACAGGAAGATTTTCTTGAAGAACTTCGTCGGTTGCCAATCGAATTAAAATACAAAACATTAAGCGTATCCGAAATTCAGGAAAAGTTTGATAGCGGTTGTATTCCTATTGTCTTGATAAGTTCCTATCGAATATATCACGAAAAATTTCCTCACTGGGTAGTTGTGACCGGTTTTGATGAAAAATATATCTATGTACATGATCCATTTGTAGATGTAGATGTTTATAAAACAGAAACGGATTGTATTAATATGCCCATTTTGAAAAAAGATTTTGAAAGAATGGCAAAATATGGAAAATCAGGACAAAAATCGGTAATCATCGTAAAAAAGAAAAAGGAAGATGTTCGTTCTTGA
- a CDS encoding beta-galactosidase — MKLPRSIITIAIIVAFSAFLSCTNRINGEKSPETSGKQPEKKQQTFRDGTLLEKKKQALKGGIFTKAVWEGKSISRLEEILKIPHLRGLLVACRWNIFEPEEGKYNWEYIDSVIQQAERKNHYVCIAITPGVWTPDWVYKKGISVLHFKNTQKTERSLYGKDYRCPRVWEQEYLDIFLKTIDALGKRYDNNPRVIRVGVSGPILFYNELHIQSRLIPAMEREGFTIEKYIDAWEYAFDSYAFSFPNTPLMVFMVPLDGDIEPLNVFTQNIVDKHRDQCVFGCANLADKWMKSPKQPLVRLYETLSSLPADIPIGFEIGEYHMGDGPSHAHRMEEQKPEIYGRVVDWAIDLKAWFIHAEEKRLLNPANNQIYERFRKFNQDKQSLAQPGDNQK; from the coding sequence ATGAAATTACCACGCAGTATTATTACCATAGCTATCATCGTTGCCTTTTCTGCCTTTTTGTCTTGTACCAATAGAATCAACGGGGAAAAATCGCCTGAAACTAGCGGTAAGCAGCCTGAAAAGAAACAGCAGACATTTCGTGACGGTACACTGCTCGAAAAGAAAAAACAGGCCCTTAAAGGCGGGATATTCACGAAAGCCGTATGGGAAGGGAAGTCAATTTCTCGTTTGGAGGAAATTTTAAAAATCCCGCATCTAAGAGGATTGTTGGTGGCCTGCCGGTGGAATATATTTGAACCGGAAGAAGGAAAGTATAACTGGGAATACATTGACAGTGTTATTCAACAAGCAGAAAGAAAAAACCATTATGTATGTATTGCCATTACTCCCGGTGTGTGGACTCCCGATTGGGTTTATAAAAAGGGTATTTCAGTTCTTCATTTTAAAAATACCCAAAAAACGGAAAGGTCATTATATGGGAAAGACTACAGATGCCCTCGTGTATGGGAACAGGAATATCTGGATATTTTTTTGAAAACGATAGACGCCCTGGGAAAGCGATACGATAATAACCCCAGAGTGATCCGTGTTGGCGTGTCAGGTCCTATTCTGTTCTACAACGAATTACATATCCAGTCACGGTTGATTCCCGCGATGGAACGCGAGGGATTCACTATAGAAAAATATATAGACGCATGGGAATACGCCTTTGATTCTTACGCCTTCTCATTTCCCAACACTCCTCTTATGGTTTTTATGGTTCCTTTGGACGGAGATATAGAACCCCTCAATGTCTTTACACAAAATATTGTCGACAAACATCGAGATCAATGTGTATTCGGTTGTGCGAATCTGGCTGACAAATGGATGAAATCGCCCAAGCAGCCGTTGGTACGACTCTATGAAACACTATCTTCATTGCCGGCAGACATACCCATAGGGTTTGAAATTGGTGAATATCACATGGGTGATGGCCCATCACATGCGCACAGAATGGAAGAACAAAAACCCGAGATATATGGACGAGTGGTTGATTGGGCCATAGACCTTAAAGCTTGGTTTATCCATGCAGAGGAAAAACGTCTGCTTAATCCAGCCAACAACCAAATCTATGAAAGATTTCGCAAATTCAATCAGGATAAACAGAGCTTAGCCCAACCAGGCGACAACCAAAAATAA